A window of Phycisphaerales bacterium contains these coding sequences:
- a CDS encoding PQQ-binding-like beta-propeller repeat protein, with protein MRPIARPIALALLMVLTAGVATTPALAQRGRSVFPDEGVGTRDALIRVSELSQAGNMPEALRVLQKTLETEGGQVVQSLDQPDLFVPVRAHIHSLLIASPDLLNRYRLEQEPAARQLLEQNRLTELEESRMLTPSGFEAVLRLAQVELEAARFESARLMLSQLEQHPDRADKARGADAARLAGMIASYLPREDVRAWAARWSKDAGLNGEAMLPPAKIPTEAAARGVSPLVTQIAPKFDNVPARPLQSVGLDLERLEVERSPDAPAYLNRVGASPWIIPTLKAGVVYVNDGRRISAWDAATLGELWQVNTGPASISPRAVEEDLGLFIQPGATQKEDAATVCVSNGIAVGVTGIAEGRGRRGDRRMHAIDSATGRTLWSIDPATLSEKLAGGAVYGPPVIEADTIVVAMRSTGVVRRDTRLHLVGVNLYTGGLKWVRLVGTVQSPGFMGRTAGRPDGAMLHNGVVYRCDEIGVMFAYEAASGRPVWLRSMPPNSFTSMLQFGGGRESAPPQEMHIPVVDGDALMAVEFPKGRVVRVGLNDGKLLAQREGSTLGDPRYLVKVGEHVAAVNGSRIAFIKGADLESGKAQLVSPNARDSVVGRVCAAGPYALVPMETGAALVDPNNLRKEMTAAFECSGNLLVVGDEQGTHLVSADATRLHTFLSWEEAETILTQRVAAQPNQPQPLLTYVELAARTGRAERVPELADRALTVLDARAGDGESARQRTRLYSMLLEMVRASRGAWTNPGQVVAVGAAQPINDAALLAQLMDRLERTAEAPQQQVAMLLEKAWLAEKQSDNAAAVEAYQRILTDTGLVAVELDSGSRLHNQQRATSFSNARTEATDRLVALVKRVGPAPYAAFDEEAARLLAEADASNPERLAELARAYPVAAVAPEAWNRASAAYAAANMQQQSKLAAGSGLAAAELGAAIGRQSTGEMLGRLTGSLLARSTGPADIEPAFRLMLRLDRDMKDLAIDWNGTTAAPAQIAAELRARLATRSGRPVIGQNLSRTVQVIETWVPLEPIVRHAPGVSGDCVVMDDENGKSVSMWAVAAEDGKLRQLWSKPYSMRPIVVRVTPDSTLLFWPSQSGGAIESISTIDGKPQWRTKEFAAFFDGGANGADDRVNTPLDGPVRPNDLVVTADGSTLVLVQRRGRAGAFDLTNGNPLWTSTLGLSRVYEIEQAGDHVVIGGTVGSKSGRTSVAGVIALDKRTGKEVSRLGPDQLGDHARWMRAVGADVVLATANGLLRFTPQSGKVAWFTSGAPGANSFAGWVVGDALFVLDGDVNLWHVSLKDGAHAGRPLDSRGRIVFPVSGTVMGKTLAVASTNGLLVFNDKGELVGADALDGQGSLQTPVATESMFVAVENNQREPASGTGIVSRVFMFAHPTGKLLNTERVRLYENPHATMVIDGKLLLSEGPVTLVLDAPPK; from the coding sequence ATGCGTCCGATCGCCCGACCCATTGCCCTTGCACTCCTCATGGTCCTCACCGCCGGCGTGGCCACTACTCCCGCGCTCGCCCAGCGCGGCCGCAGCGTCTTCCCCGATGAAGGCGTGGGCACACGTGACGCCCTCATCCGCGTCAGCGAGCTCAGCCAGGCTGGCAACATGCCCGAGGCCCTCCGCGTCCTTCAGAAGACCCTCGAAACCGAGGGCGGGCAGGTCGTGCAGTCTCTCGACCAGCCGGACCTGTTCGTGCCCGTCCGCGCCCACATCCACTCTTTATTGATCGCCAGCCCCGACCTGCTGAACCGCTATCGGCTGGAGCAGGAGCCCGCCGCCCGCCAGCTGCTGGAGCAGAACCGCCTGACCGAGCTGGAAGAGTCGCGGATGCTGACCCCGTCCGGGTTTGAGGCCGTGCTGCGGCTGGCGCAGGTGGAGCTGGAGGCGGCCCGATTTGAGTCGGCACGCCTGATGCTCTCGCAGCTGGAGCAGCACCCCGACCGCGCCGACAAGGCCCGGGGCGCCGATGCCGCGCGTCTGGCGGGGATGATCGCGTCGTACCTGCCGCGCGAGGATGTCCGCGCGTGGGCCGCCCGCTGGAGCAAGGACGCGGGGCTCAACGGCGAGGCGATGCTGCCGCCGGCGAAGATTCCCACGGAGGCCGCCGCAAGGGGCGTGTCGCCGCTGGTCACGCAGATCGCGCCGAAGTTCGACAACGTCCCCGCGCGCCCGTTGCAGTCGGTGGGGCTTGACCTCGAGCGCCTCGAGGTCGAGCGCAGCCCCGATGCGCCCGCGTACCTGAACCGGGTCGGCGCCTCGCCCTGGATCATCCCGACGCTTAAGGCAGGCGTGGTGTACGTGAACGACGGGCGCCGCATCAGCGCGTGGGACGCGGCGACCCTTGGCGAGCTGTGGCAGGTCAACACCGGCCCCGCGAGCATCAGCCCCCGCGCGGTTGAGGAGGACCTCGGGCTGTTCATCCAGCCCGGCGCGACCCAGAAGGAAGACGCGGCCACCGTGTGCGTCAGCAACGGCATCGCCGTGGGCGTGACGGGCATCGCCGAGGGTCGCGGGCGGCGCGGCGACCGCCGCATGCACGCCATCGACAGCGCCACCGGGCGCACGCTGTGGTCGATCGATCCGGCGACGCTCTCGGAGAAGCTCGCCGGCGGCGCGGTGTACGGCCCGCCGGTAATCGAGGCCGACACGATCGTGGTCGCCATGCGCTCGACGGGCGTGGTGCGCCGCGACACCCGCCTGCACCTTGTGGGCGTGAACCTCTACACCGGCGGCCTCAAGTGGGTGCGCCTGGTGGGCACGGTGCAGAGCCCCGGCTTCATGGGGCGGACCGCCGGCCGGCCCGACGGCGCGATGCTGCACAACGGCGTCGTTTACCGCTGCGACGAGATCGGCGTGATGTTCGCCTACGAGGCCGCCAGTGGCCGCCCGGTGTGGCTGCGCTCAATGCCCCCGAACTCGTTTACCAGCATGCTCCAGTTCGGTGGGGGTCGCGAGAGCGCCCCTCCGCAGGAGATGCACATCCCCGTGGTGGACGGCGACGCCCTCATGGCCGTCGAGTTCCCCAAGGGGCGGGTCGTGCGCGTGGGGCTCAATGACGGCAAGCTGCTGGCCCAGCGCGAGGGCTCGACGCTTGGCGACCCGCGGTACCTCGTGAAGGTCGGCGAGCACGTCGCGGCCGTCAACGGCAGCCGCATCGCGTTCATCAAGGGCGCGGACCTCGAGAGCGGCAAGGCACAACTCGTGTCGCCCAACGCCCGCGATTCCGTCGTCGGGCGCGTGTGCGCCGCCGGGCCCTACGCCCTGGTCCCCATGGAAACCGGCGCGGCCCTCGTCGACCCCAACAACCTCCGCAAGGAGATGACCGCCGCGTTCGAGTGCTCGGGCAACCTCCTGGTGGTGGGCGATGAGCAGGGCACGCACCTGGTGTCCGCCGACGCGACGCGCCTGCACACCTTCCTCTCGTGGGAAGAGGCCGAGACGATCCTGACGCAGCGCGTGGCCGCCCAGCCCAACCAGCCGCAGCCGCTGCTCACCTATGTGGAGCTCGCGGCCCGCACAGGGCGCGCCGAGCGCGTGCCCGAGCTCGCCGACCGCGCGCTCACCGTGCTCGACGCCCGCGCCGGCGACGGCGAGTCTGCCCGCCAGCGCACCCGCCTGTACTCCATGCTCCTGGAGATGGTGCGGGCCAGCCGCGGTGCGTGGACGAACCCCGGCCAGGTCGTCGCCGTCGGCGCGGCCCAGCCCATCAACGACGCCGCGCTGCTCGCGCAGCTGATGGACCGCCTGGAGCGCACCGCCGAGGCCCCGCAGCAGCAGGTGGCCATGCTGCTGGAGAAGGCGTGGCTCGCGGAGAAGCAGAGCGACAACGCCGCGGCCGTGGAGGCCTACCAGCGGATCCTCACCGACACCGGCCTTGTCGCGGTCGAGCTCGACAGCGGCTCGCGCCTGCACAACCAGCAGCGGGCGACCTCTTTCAGCAACGCGCGTACGGAGGCCACTGATCGCCTCGTCGCGCTGGTGAAGCGTGTGGGCCCCGCGCCCTACGCGGCCTTCGATGAGGAGGCCGCGCGCCTGCTCGCCGAGGCCGACGCAAGCAACCCCGAGCGGCTGGCCGAGCTCGCCCGCGCGTACCCCGTCGCGGCCGTCGCCCCCGAGGCGTGGAACCGCGCCAGCGCCGCCTACGCCGCGGCCAACATGCAGCAGCAGTCCAAGCTCGCCGCCGGCTCGGGCCTCGCGGCCGCTGAGCTGGGTGCCGCCATCGGCCGGCAGTCCACGGGCGAGATGCTGGGACGTCTCACCGGCTCGCTGCTCGCACGCTCGACGGGCCCGGCGGACATCGAGCCCGCGTTCCGCCTCATGCTGCGGCTGGACCGCGACATGAAGGACCTCGCCATCGATTGGAACGGCACCACCGCCGCGCCCGCGCAGATCGCGGCGGAGCTCCGCGCGCGTCTCGCCACCCGCAGCGGCCGGCCCGTGATCGGCCAGAACCTCTCCCGCACAGTGCAGGTCATCGAGACCTGGGTGCCGCTGGAGCCGATCGTCCGCCACGCGCCCGGCGTGTCGGGTGACTGCGTGGTGATGGATGACGAGAACGGCAAGAGCGTATCGATGTGGGCCGTGGCCGCGGAGGACGGCAAGCTCCGCCAGCTGTGGAGCAAGCCGTACTCAATGCGCCCGATCGTCGTCCGGGTGACGCCCGACAGCACGCTGCTTTTCTGGCCCAGCCAGAGCGGCGGAGCGATCGAGAGCATCTCGACCATCGACGGCAAGCCTCAGTGGCGCACGAAGGAGTTCGCCGCGTTCTTTGACGGCGGTGCGAACGGTGCGGACGACCGCGTCAACACGCCGCTCGACGGGCCCGTGCGTCCCAACGACCTGGTCGTGACCGCCGACGGCAGCACCCTGGTGCTGGTGCAGCGGCGCGGTCGGGCGGGCGCCTTTGACCTCACTAATGGCAACCCGCTGTGGACCAGCACGCTGGGGCTGAGCCGCGTGTACGAGATCGAGCAGGCGGGCGACCATGTCGTGATCGGCGGCACGGTGGGCAGCAAGTCCGGGCGCACGTCGGTTGCGGGCGTCATCGCCCTCGACAAGCGCACCGGCAAGGAGGTCTCGCGCCTCGGCCCCGATCAGCTCGGGGATCACGCACGCTGGATGCGGGCGGTGGGCGCCGACGTAGTCCTCGCGACAGCGAACGGCCTGCTCCGCTTCACCCCGCAGAGCGGCAAGGTGGCGTGGTTCACCTCCGGCGCGCCTGGCGCAAACTCGTTCGCGGGCTGGGTGGTGGGCGACGCGCTGTTCGTGCTTGACGGCGACGTCAACCTGTGGCACGTGTCGCTCAAAGACGGGGCGCACGCGGGCCGCCCCCTCGACAGCCGCGGGCGCATCGTGTTCCCAGTCAGCGGCACGGTCATGGGCAAGACGCTCGCGGTGGCCAGCACCAACGGCCTGCTGGTGTTCAACGACAAGGGCGAGCTCGTGGGCGCCGACGCCCTCGATGGCCAGGGCTCGCTGCAGACGCCCGTCGCCACCGAGTCGATGTTCGTGGCGGTGGAGAACAACCAGCGCGAGCCCGCCAGCGGCACCGGCATCGTCTCCCGCGTGTTCATGTTCGCTCACCCGACGGGCAAGCTCCTGAACACAGAGCGCGTGCGCCTCTACGAGAACCCCCACGCGACGATGGTCATCGACGGCAAGCTGCTGCTGAGCGAGGGTCCGGTGACGCTGGTGCTGGATGCGCCGCCGAAGTGA
- a CDS encoding DUF5658 family protein: MDAPSTRFWQPLSEAFTPRTRSQRVTLLLFATVLMGLADLALTLTFLTSVGMIEANPVARAVMQLNHPGYVVLWKLATMLVGIGLLFWARRYRGAEVGTWVCFVAMAALSYHWLTYAEVTATEPDYAVMAAVDDPRWISITP; this comes from the coding sequence GTGGACGCGCCAAGCACCAGGTTCTGGCAGCCGCTGAGCGAGGCATTTACGCCGCGCACGCGATCGCAGCGGGTGACCCTGCTGCTGTTCGCCACGGTGCTGATGGGGCTGGCCGACCTCGCGCTCACGCTGACGTTCCTCACTTCCGTCGGAATGATCGAGGCCAACCCGGTCGCCCGGGCCGTGATGCAGCTCAACCACCCCGGCTACGTGGTGCTGTGGAAGCTGGCGACGATGCTGGTGGGCATCGGGCTGCTGTTCTGGGCCCGGCGGTACCGCGGGGCCGAAGTCGGCACGTGGGTGTGCTTCGTCGCGATGGCGGCCCTGAGTTACCACTGGCTCACGTACGCCGAGGTCACGGCGACCGAACCAGATTACGCGGTGATGGCCGCTGTGGACGACCCGCGGTGGATCAGCATTACACCCTAA
- a CDS encoding LEA type 2 family protein, with amino-acid sequence MLKTTAARRLLFALTLPLCGSLVGCSSQPAPTLKVVGAEVTERTQDGLVVLFTVEAENASGQEVPLRDVEYTVSLHGKPLFSGTRSAQATVRRYGVQDFQLPAAIPAAHAQQLSGMVPYTIEGTVTYVVPGVLAKAMFDMDVIRPETGFAGRGVVEVK; translated from the coding sequence ATGCTCAAGACTACCGCCGCGCGTCGCCTGTTGTTCGCCCTCACCCTCCCCCTTTGCGGCAGCCTGGTCGGCTGCTCCAGCCAGCCCGCCCCCACGCTCAAGGTAGTGGGCGCGGAGGTCACCGAGCGCACCCAGGATGGGCTTGTGGTGCTGTTCACGGTGGAGGCCGAGAACGCGTCGGGTCAGGAAGTGCCCCTGCGCGACGTCGAGTACACCGTCTCACTCCATGGCAAGCCCCTGTTCAGCGGCACCCGCTCCGCCCAGGCCACCGTTCGCCGCTACGGCGTGCAGGACTTCCAGCTCCCTGCGGCCATTCCCGCCGCGCACGCCCAGCAGCTCAGCGGCATGGTGCCGTACACGATCGAGGGCACGGTGACGTACGTCGTGCCGGGGGTGCTGGCGAAGGCCATGTTTGATATGGATGTGATCCGGCCGGAGACGGGGTTTGCGGGGCGGGGAGTGGTCGAGGTCAAGTGA